Within Sorghum bicolor cultivar BTx623 chromosome 2, Sorghum_bicolor_NCBIv3, whole genome shotgun sequence, the genomic segment TACACATATGGGGACTGATATATACCACATATATTATGTAGCTATATACAATACACATTAtaccaaatatatatacatgttctaGGCTCTAGAGTTTAGATAGGTCAGCTGGCCACTTACCTGGATGTTGTAGAGCCCTTTCTTGTcttgctggctgctgctgccaaactgaaattatagaaaaataaagCTGCAGAGCCCTTTCCTCCCTTGCACAGCTGCACGCTTGCAGCAACAGCTGCATGGAAGAGAGGGAGGGCAGCTGGAAgggaggaagggagggaggagaAGCTGGGAGACGgaagggaggagaggagaggagcagCAGCTGGGAGACAgaagggaggagaggagaggagaggagggcagcaatggaggtggctgctgctgctggacgggaggagaggagaggaatgAATGTGTTGTGCTGAAATGAGTGAGGGGTAGACAATATAAACCCCAATGGGCTTGGGCCAAAATATAAGGCAGCTAGCTATGCCCAAACTCTGTTTATCGCGATTGGACGACGACTAATCAGACGACCAGTTTCCTGGTCGTTCTGGCCAAGTCGGAGGCCCTGGTCGAGTACCTCCAACCGTCCAGGACGATTAGTCGCGATTAATCGGATTGGACGACGACTAATTAGACGACCAGTTTCCTGGTCGTTCTGGCCAAGTCGGAGGCCCTGGTCGAGTACCTCCAACCGTCCAGGACGATTAgtcgcgattaatcggacgtCTTGAAAACACTGCCTATGTATGCAATGAAGGAAAGGCAGTTCATGTGCCACATTTCCTGGGTTCAAGTTTCAGCCAACGCTGAaactgtgtgtgtgtgcgcgcgcgcgcgcgcgcctgAGCTCAGCTCATCTTCTAGCTTGGGTCAGGGGAGAGGAAGAGGGAAGGTGAGCAGGAACTGCTCACCAGGTGCTTGTGTGCAGGTGCCAACAATATATAGTCCACAAGTGAGAATCTGAACAATATAAGTCTCAGGGATCACAGTAGCAGCCACAAACGCCACCACACAAGATAACACCAATGGAGTTATGGTTGATGAAGAGTCAGAAGTTTACATGCATACAAAATGATTTTCATGTGACATGGCTCACATCTAGAATGCTCTACCTTATGGTGTCTAGTTTGAAATTATTTGAATCTTTTATGATGTCCTTTTGGTATTTATTTGTTAGTAAATGCTTTCGTTATCTACTATAATTAGGCTATGTTGACAAACCGAACTACATGGAATTTCAACTGAATTTGACAACATGTAACCACCTCATACTTGATCATATTTAGTATAAAAACAAGTGTCACTCCATGTTGTCTACACTAATATGATCATAGATAGAATTAAGTGACAATAACATGATCAAATGTCACTAACACGATGAAATAACAATTGTGTTCATACTAAATAAACTAATGAATCCATAGAAGCAAACCAAAATGAGAGCTGACAGCAATCCTGCCAAAGCAGGTCAGCTATCATCCTCCTGTTCATGAAACTCCGAAATGTTGACAGTCTGCAACCGTTCTTCCTCTGGAACCAAACACCAATTTGGTGACTGCATTGCCTTGAGCCACTTGAAGTCATCCACATTAGCCCAATTACCGGTCTCCTCCTGAAGTCCAGAGTCCTTCAAATCTTCTTCAATCCCTTCATAATTCAAAACATATGGTGCAAATCTTACACCACTGCAATCCTCAATGATAGGCCTGCTCCTCACCCGCAAGTAGAAATCCGTCACCCTCGCCTCATGAATCCTGATCTGGTGTGCTGCCATCACAAATATACAGCCTTGGACGTCCTCTATAAGCACAGAACCAAGAACAGCTCCAACAAACACACGGCAATCTCTCAGCTTGTGGATGTACAGAGCTCGGCATTTGCCCTTCAGATAGACCTCGCAGGAAACCAAATCCGCGAGCGTGAAATCCCCATCCTTGTCGTTGGAGACTCGCAGATCCTTCACAAAGGTGGCGCCGTTTTTGCCCCGGAACCCGAACCCTGGTAGGATCGCGTCCAGACTAGGCTTCGGCTGCTCCGGAGGAGGTTGCTGCGGTGGCGATGCGGTGACATGATCCTGAGGCGGGTTCTTGAGATTCCTGCTCTTGTTCCTGAAGGAGAAGGACTTCTTGGGACGGAGCTCAGAGGCGGCGACCCTGTGTGCCGCGCGGAGgtcggcggcggtggcgaggGCGGCGCGCAGCTCGTAGGGGGGCAGCGCGTGGGACGCCTCGGCGATGAGGCGATCGATGTTATCGATGGCGGCCGCAGCAGCCGCCAGagatgcggttgcgtcgtcggaGCGGCAGGCGGAGAGTGCTGACTCCGCAGCGAGCTTGGCGCCGGCGAAGCGGGAAAGGAAGGCCTCGACGGGGGAGGCGTCAGAGGAATCCGAGGGTGGGGCGCCggccgaggaggaggagcgcttGGAGAGGCGCTCGAGCATGGCGAGGTGCTTGCGGTGGCCCCCACCGGCGGCTACCTTTGGCTGATCGGGCTCCGGCTCCAttccggcgggcggcggcggcggctccgcTGGATCGCCCGGAGGAGTGAAGGCGTCGAGCCGTCGACGGAACGGAACTACGGAAGTGAACACCAGTCCTCTCCCCAGAGCGATCAGACCGGCCCAGAAGAGATTACCCTATAAGGCCCGGATGAATAGGCGAAAgggaaaaaatgaaaaaaaaatccaatttagagcaactccaacaactGGTTATTCTTGTTATAGAggctattttataatttacataacAAAAGATAGACTCTAACAAATGTGCTATCtagttttgtaaaataaaaagttgGTTATTCTTTGATTTtcgttggccatatatagccaaccattaACACAAGCTatatgattttgtaaaatagcaagactgttgtggatctcttcttttttaagaagttttctAATTTACAAAATGGTTAAACAATAgaatttggctactaattttagccagactcttggagttgctcttacgtCCTTAACTATAATTTTCTAATTTCTCAAAAAATATAATTTTCTAAGATTAAACCAAAATCTATGAATTTTTTTGCATTATTTTTCATGTAAAAATATTAGAATAaaatttagattttttatttttcaatgATTTCTAAAATAAATTTCTAATCTAATTTACCTTCCTAAACTTTCAGCTTAGTTCGATTTACCCTCTCGAGTGTCATATCAGAAAATGACCGTAAAAACCACTCAAGTTCAAAACAATTGATTTTAAAAGTTGAGAGCAATAAAGAGTTGTTTTGTAGTAAGGGACGGTTGCAATAGCCGAGAAAGATAAATTAatcttttgttaaaaaaaatgtGGCAGTAGCAAAGTTTACCAGGCTGTATTTCTTGGGCCATTTACGGTTGTCCTACTTGCCGTAGACGAAAAAggtattttacaaattttttttccATCAGCAATTTTCTTCAACCTAGGGTCAAGTCATCCACGAAAGAGTAAATTGAACTATAGTTTAGGGGTAGTTCGGCACTTCGGCTACAgatatttttttggaaaaaatacCAAAATATCTTTTCTGAAAAAAATTGCACAATTGAAATTCTAGATTCATCTTTAGTCGATGAAAAATCACAGAAAGTCGTTTTATCTTGAAAAGGTATGAAGTTGGTTCAAGCTCTACCCTATGGCGTCTATTTGAAATTATTTGAAACTTATGATGACATTTTTGGTATTTATTTATTAGTAGATGTTTTTGTTATCTATTATAATTAGTCTATGTTGACAAACTGGACAATGTAGAATTTTAGCTAACTTTGACAACAACACAAGCGTCATGTAACTACCTCATACTTAATCGCAGACAAACAAGTGTCACTCCATGTTGTCTACACTAACATGACCATAGATAGAATTAAACAACAATAGTGTGATCAAATGGAACTACGATCAACAAACAATTGTGTCCAAATTAAATATAGCAATGAATGATGGCAATATGAATTTTAGTGTGATGATCAAAGTCACTTGGCCTTCTACGTAGTCCAAGTCATCACATAGACTAATTAACAAGAGAACCTACTAGAAAACAAACACCAAAGGAAGACTATaagagataaaaaataattctaAGCTAAGCACCATAATACAGAACATGGGTttagaaaaaaaactaaaatccaTTTCGTATTTTTATTAAGACAAAAAAATACTCTATAAAATTTTTAAcattaaaatatttttagaaTTTTAATTGCATAAATTTTCCAAAAACTATTTGgaaagttttttaaaaaaaaacattcaTTGACAATTTATCCATGTAACATCCAAAAATTCATATtccaaaaatcactcgcattaaaaattattttcaaaatatattttaaaaactaTAAATTATTTGAGCTCTATATTATTTCCTTCGGATTCTTTTCCATCCATCATAGTTATCTATCTTCAAATATATCTTGCACAACATGGCATCAGCATCACTTGTCCGCTCGTCATCTCTCTTTCGCTTGCTTTGCCCGAtacccggcaatggcgcgtgcGCCGACCCCACTGCCGTCGGAGCGCACTCGCGCCGGCCCCCTCGCCAAGCGCAACCGCTGGCACGC encodes:
- the LOC8063850 gene encoding tubulin-folding cofactor C — its product is MEPEPDQPKVAAGGGHRKHLAMLERLSKRSSSSAGAPPSDSSDASPVEAFLSRFAGAKLAAESALSACRSDDATASLAAAAAAIDNIDRLIAEASHALPPYELRAALATAADLRAAHRVAASELRPKKSFSFRNKSRNLKNPPQDHVTASPPQQPPPEQPKPSLDAILPGFGFRGKNGATFVKDLRVSNDKDGDFTLADLVSCEVYLKGKCRALYIHKLRDCRVFVGAVLGSVLIEDVQGCIFVMAAHQIRIHEARVTDFYLRVRSRPIIEDCSGVRFAPYVLNYEGIEEDLKDSGLQEETGNWANVDDFKWLKAMQSPNWCLVPEEERLQTVNISEFHEQEDDS